The Zalophus californianus isolate mZalCal1 chromosome 8, mZalCal1.pri.v2, whole genome shotgun sequence genome has a segment encoding these proteins:
- the LOC113937446 gene encoding S-phase kinase-associated protein 1-like, protein MPSIKLQSSYGEIFEVDVEIAEQSVTIKTMLEDLGMDDEGDDDPVPLPNVNTAILKKVIQWSTHHKDDPPPPEDDENKEKQTDDIPVWDQEFLKVDQGTLFELILAANYLDIKGLLDVTCKTVANMIKGKTPEEIRKTFNIKNDLTEEEEAQVRKENQWCEEK, encoded by the coding sequence ATGCCTTCGATTAAGTTGCAGAGTTCCTATGGAGAGATATTTGAGGTTGATGTTGAAATTGCCGAACAGTCTGTGACTATCAAGACCATGTTGGAAGATTTGGGAATGGATGATGAAGGAGATGATGACCCAGTTCCTCTACCAAATGTTAACACAGCAATATTAAAAAAGGTCATTCAGTGGAGCACCCACCACAAGGATGACCCCCCACCTCCCGAGGATGatgagaacaaagaaaagcagaCAGATGATATCCCTGTTTGGGACCAAGAATTCCTGAAAGTTGACCAAGGAACACTTTTTGAACTTATTTTGGCTGCGAACTACTTAGACATCAAAGGTTTGCTTGATGTTACATGCAAGACTGTTGCCAATATGATCAAGGGGAAAACTCCTGAGGAGATCCGCAAGACCTTCAATATCAAAAATGACCTTACTGAAGAAGAGGAAGCCCAGGTACGCAAAGAAAACCAGTGGTGTGAAGAGAAGTGA